The following are encoded in a window of Methanococcoides sp. LMO-2 genomic DNA:
- the nifB gene encoding nitrogenase cofactor biosynthesis protein NifB translates to MSDIDKNTEECHDENGVDLDVMRKISEHPCYNKDAQHKYGRIHLAVAPKCNIQCNYCDRKFDCVNESRPGVTSEVLTPQEALEKTRQVLKDYPFIKVVAVAGPGDPLANDETFEALELIKNEFPDVTLCLSTNGLALPDRIDDLLRVGVSTLTVTLNAIDPEIQAQIVDHIAYKGKSYTGVEAAEILIKNQLEGIKMAVEAGMVVKINTVLIPTINRDHIVEVAKKVRELGVFIMNIMPLICQAKFADMEPPTNEERKEIQALCEPYVQQMRHCRQCRSDAYGLLGKDLSQMSEERRNVIKMESIKKMEHEE, encoded by the coding sequence TTGTCTGATATCGATAAAAACACTGAAGAATGTCACGATGAGAATGGCGTAGATCTTGATGTTATGCGAAAGATCTCGGAACACCCATGCTACAACAAGGATGCACAGCACAAGTATGGTCGAATTCACCTTGCTGTGGCTCCGAAGTGTAACATTCAGTGTAATTATTGTGACCGTAAGTTCGATTGTGTCAATGAAAGTCGTCCGGGTGTTACAAGTGAAGTGCTGACGCCTCAGGAGGCGCTCGAGAAAACAAGGCAGGTACTCAAGGATTATCCATTCATCAAGGTCGTTGCAGTAGCAGGTCCAGGTGACCCTCTTGCTAACGATGAGACCTTTGAGGCCCTTGAGCTTATCAAGAACGAGTTTCCTGACGTGACCCTTTGTCTCAGTACAAATGGACTGGCACTTCCGGACAGGATCGATGACCTCCTTAGGGTTGGTGTCAGTACACTTACTGTGACCCTTAATGCTATTGACCCTGAGATACAGGCACAGATCGTGGACCATATCGCTTACAAGGGCAAATCCTATACAGGCGTGGAAGCTGCAGAGATCCTGATAAAGAACCAGTTGGAAGGCATCAAGATGGCAGTGGAGGCCGGAATGGTTGTCAAGATCAACACTGTGCTGATCCCGACGATCAACAGGGACCACATTGTGGAGGTTGCAAAGAAGGTACGCGAGCTCGGTGTATTCATCATGAACATCATGCCTCTTATCTGCCAGGCGAAATTTGCTGACATGGAACCACCTACCAATGAGGAGCGCAAGGAAATCCAGGCTCTCTGTGAACCCTATGTGCAGCAGATGAGACACTGTCGCCAGTGCAGGTCTGACGCATACGGTCTTCTGGGCAAGGACCTCTCTCAGATGAGCGAGGAACGACGAAACGTCATCAAAATGGAATCTATCAAAAAGATGGAACACGAAGAGTAA
- a CDS encoding methanogenesis marker 2 protein, producing the protein MDIEQLASNLRNFEGVTRKKPIADIVNMFDEVRSEYGETIVDFGDDAAVLDTGSDEVILFAADAIWGRIALESPWWTGYTSVVVNVNDISAMGGRPVAMVNVMSSCDTEACKEMMRGIKDGVKKFGVPMVGGHVHPDTPYNSLGVAIIGVAKKDCIVRSDMARPGDAVIAAYDMDGRVGKNSPYSWDTTSFKDDQTVRDRFLVMQTLAEKKLLTAGKDISNPGTVGTLGMLCETSKVGASVDITKIPMPEGLELEQWLKIYPATGYILTARPENCDECIRIFEEVGITAAVIGEINDSNKIDIYSGDQKAVVFDLNDDTITGIDMDTEDAGSE; encoded by the coding sequence TTGGATATTGAACAACTGGCTTCAAACCTCCGCAACTTCGAAGGCGTGACCCGCAAGAAACCAATAGCTGACATTGTCAACATGTTCGATGAGGTCCGCAGTGAATATGGCGAGACTATCGTGGATTTTGGAGATGATGCAGCGGTACTTGATACAGGTAGCGATGAGGTGATATTGTTCGCTGCTGATGCTATCTGGGGCAGGATCGCACTTGAAAGCCCGTGGTGGACCGGATATACGTCCGTAGTTGTCAATGTCAATGATATTTCAGCAATGGGTGGAAGACCTGTTGCCATGGTCAATGTCATGTCCTCCTGCGATACCGAAGCATGTAAAGAGATGATGCGTGGTATCAAAGACGGAGTAAAGAAGTTCGGCGTCCCCATGGTCGGCGGACATGTACATCCTGATACTCCCTATAATTCTCTTGGTGTTGCTATAATTGGTGTTGCAAAGAAGGATTGCATTGTCAGAAGTGACATGGCAAGACCGGGCGATGCAGTGATTGCTGCTTATGATATGGACGGTCGTGTGGGCAAGAATTCCCCTTACAGTTGGGACACCACGTCTTTCAAGGATGACCAGACCGTTCGCGACCGTTTCCTTGTGATGCAGACCCTCGCGGAGAAGAAGCTGCTGACAGCAGGGAAAGATATCAGCAATCCCGGTACCGTCGGAACTCTCGGTATGCTGTGTGAGACCAGCAAGGTCGGTGCATCCGTGGATATCACAAAGATCCCTATGCCTGAGGGCCTTGAGCTGGAGCAGTGGCTTAAGATCTATCCTGCGACCGGCTACATCCTGACCGCAAGGCCGGAGAACTGTGATGAGTGTATCCGGATATTTGAAGAGGTCGGGATAACCGCAGCTGTGATCGGTGAGATCAACGACTCCAATAAGATAGATATCTATTCAGGAGATCAAAAGGCAGTTGTCTTTGATCTTAATGACGATACAATTACAGGCATCGATATGGATACTGAAGATGCCGGATCAGAATAA
- the queD gene encoding 6-carboxytetrahydropterin synthase QueD has protein sequence MTKMRLGIIEHIDSAHYLPEHETCGIVHGHTYKIEIVLEGEKQENGMVMDFYEIKKAVRETLKKYDHKLLNDILPFPSAENMCEQIHADLSEKLGYPLSVKVWEGHGKWCELNGLE, from the coding sequence ATGACAAAAATGAGACTTGGAATAATTGAACACATAGATAGTGCACACTATTTGCCTGAACACGAAACCTGTGGTATAGTCCATGGCCATACCTACAAGATCGAGATCGTTCTTGAGGGTGAGAAACAGGAGAACGGCATGGTAATGGATTTTTATGAGATAAAGAAGGCCGTGCGCGAGACCCTGAAGAAATATGACCACAAACTCCTTAATGATATTCTTCCTTTCCCGAGTGCAGAGAACATGTGTGAGCAAATTCATGCAGACCTTTCTGAAAAGCTTGGCTATCCACTTTCTGTGAAGGTATGGGAAGGCCATGGTAAGTGGTGTGAACTGAACGGATTGGAATAA
- the queC gene encoding 7-cyano-7-deazaguanine synthase QueC: MRSVTLMSSGLDSVAALAIAKKTSDIVLALTFDYGQRSVRREIDYSKAICDHYGIEHRIIRLDWLKEITNSSLVNEDVDVPELSADDISGENEAITEDSAKSVWVPNRNGIFLNIAASFAESYDCDYVIAGFNGEEAKTFPDNSKEFVDASDRCFSYSTANGVMVLAPLIDMDKQTIVNEAIEAEAPLEWSWSCYHGEDKPCGVCESCVRRARAFHEAGLKDPLMVRLGMDV, encoded by the coding sequence ATGAGATCTGTAACATTAATGAGCAGTGGTCTTGATTCTGTAGCTGCTCTTGCAATTGCAAAAAAAACCTCTGATATTGTCCTTGCCCTGACGTTCGATTACGGGCAGCGCTCTGTCAGGAGAGAGATCGATTATTCAAAAGCAATTTGCGATCACTATGGGATAGAGCACAGAATTATCCGACTTGACTGGCTAAAGGAAATTACGAACTCATCTCTTGTCAACGAAGATGTGGATGTTCCTGAGCTGTCGGCTGATGATATCTCCGGGGAAAATGAGGCTATTACTGAGGATTCTGCAAAGAGTGTATGGGTTCCCAACAGAAATGGTATTTTCCTGAACATTGCAGCAAGCTTTGCTGAAAGTTACGATTGTGATTATGTTATTGCAGGCTTCAACGGGGAGGAGGCAAAAACATTCCCTGATAACTCAAAGGAGTTCGTTGATGCTTCTGACAGATGTTTTTCCTACTCCACTGCAAATGGTGTGATGGTCCTTGCACCGCTTATTGATATGGACAAGCAGACTATCGTTAATGAAGCAATTGAGGCAGAGGCACCACTGGAGTGGAGCTGGAGCTGTTATCACGGTGAGGATAAGCCATGCGGTGTATGTGAAAGCTGTGTAAGGCGAGCCCGGGCTTTTCATGAGGCTGGTTTGAAGGATCCGCTTATGGTCAGACTGGGGATGGATGTCTAA
- a CDS encoding DUF366 family protein — translation MECVILDEKTDYDGSQISSLWAYNLKGIQQDSIIAFRGGCDVKLEHMIDLEDKRMGDSIFSTDMLHFLIEHFDSTDLKLVYARQRLFTAIVAEALLESGIITTRQGDDLFVDGKKLTISIASTSAVSQKIHFGINFFHDFYGNLTDNGVDEVKAVGLLADIANRYVAEFEDIEKDLRKSRPLDVV, via the coding sequence ATGGAATGTGTTATTCTTGATGAAAAAACGGATTATGATGGAAGCCAGATCTCTTCTCTGTGGGCATACAACCTGAAAGGTATCCAACAGGATTCGATCATTGCTTTCAGGGGCGGATGTGATGTGAAGCTCGAGCATATGATAGACCTCGAGGACAAGAGGATGGGAGATTCCATTTTCTCTACTGATATGCTCCATTTCCTCATAGAGCATTTTGATTCCACCGACCTTAAGCTCGTCTATGCAAGACAGAGGTTGTTCACTGCGATCGTAGCAGAGGCACTTCTGGAGAGCGGTATCATAACAACAAGACAGGGCGATGACCTTTTTGTGGATGGCAAAAAACTGACGATCTCCATTGCAAGCACTTCTGCAGTTTCCCAGAAGATCCACTTTGGAATCAATTTTTTCCATGATTTTTATGGTAATCTTACAGATAATGGAGTTGATGAGGTCAAGGCAGTAGGACTTCTTGCTGATATTGCGAACAGGTATGTGGCCGAGTTCGAGGATATTGAAAAAGACCTTCGCAAATCCCGACCGCTGGATGTGGTATGA
- a CDS encoding 7-carboxy-7-deazaguanine synthase QueE, which yields MMQVPVSEIFCSVQGEGPHVGVRQAFVRFVGCNLNCSYCDTNVQKPAFCKFEEVPGTNVFQELANPLGVEAVSELLNSYENVHSISLTGGEPLLEADFIGEMDVLRPLYLESNMTLPDMAKKIRGKISYVSGDVKLIDEFEGENFESHLERTFECFRVLRNTKDRECFSKLVITKDTSSDDVLGVVDAIAGYVSCVVLQPVTQKHLAPEIDVMLKLQNDLLDSIDTLIIPQTHKMWGCL from the coding sequence ATGATGCAGGTTCCTGTTAGTGAGATATTCTGCTCGGTTCAGGGAGAAGGTCCCCATGTGGGTGTGAGGCAGGCATTCGTGAGGTTTGTTGGTTGTAATCTCAACTGCTCGTATTGTGACACAAATGTTCAGAAGCCGGCATTCTGTAAATTTGAAGAGGTTCCCGGAACGAACGTCTTCCAGGAATTGGCAAATCCTCTTGGTGTGGAAGCTGTCAGTGAACTGCTGAACAGCTATGAAAATGTCCACTCCATATCCCTTACAGGTGGAGAACCTCTCCTTGAGGCGGATTTCATTGGAGAGATGGATGTTTTAAGACCGCTGTATCTTGAGTCCAACATGACCCTTCCGGATATGGCAAAGAAGATCAGGGGCAAGATCTCCTATGTTTCAGGGGACGTAAAGCTCATTGATGAGTTCGAAGGCGAGAACTTTGAATCTCATCTTGAAAGGACGTTCGAGTGCTTCCGCGTACTTCGGAACACAAAGGACAGGGAATGTTTTTCCAAACTGGTGATTACAAAAGATACATCTTCAGATGATGTCCTGGGAGTTGTGGATGCTATTGCGGGATATGTTTCCTGTGTGGTGCTTCAGCCGGTGACCCAGAAGCATCTTGCTCCTGAGATAGATGTTATGCTCAAGCTACAAAATGATCTGCTTGATTCAATAGATACTTTAATAATTCCTCAAACACACAAGATGTGGGGTTGTTTATAA